A genome region from Clostridium sp. JN-9 includes the following:
- a CDS encoding ATP-binding protein, with translation MIKGYQGDILKSYELIRDEEKKLLADRKKEISEKIPDIYNIENQIGKLSIELSLVMLKNIPDKDDKIKYFKNKITELRMRKTELLVSNGYPMNYLDLHYRCPKCKDTGFIGTDKCSCFKQKLVSLYYKNSDLSSLLKNNNFGNFDFRYFSASRISSEPDSPRKNIEKILQKSWDFINSFSENSENLLFYGTSGTGKTFLSHCIAKELLDKGYFVVYRTADDLIQNLKHIKFNEDDQMEYLLLDCDLLIIDDLGSEQISVFSKTELFNLINKKLLMGKKMIVSTNYSLEEILKSYSERISSRLLGNFNLCKFYGDDIRIQKNIKKL, from the coding sequence ATGATTAAAGGATATCAAGGAGACATCTTAAAAAGCTATGAGTTAATAAGAGATGAAGAAAAAAAGCTGCTGGCTGACAGGAAAAAAGAAATATCAGAAAAGATTCCTGACATATATAATATAGAAAACCAAATTGGGAAACTTAGCATAGAACTTTCACTAGTTATGTTAAAGAATATTCCAGATAAAGATGATAAGATTAAATATTTTAAAAATAAGATAACTGAGTTAAGAATGAGAAAAACTGAATTATTAGTCAGCAATGGATATCCCATGAATTATCTGGATCTTCATTATAGATGTCCAAAGTGTAAGGATACTGGCTTTATTGGCACAGATAAATGTTCCTGTTTCAAACAGAAATTAGTTTCTCTTTACTATAAAAATTCAGATTTGTCCTCATTACTTAAAAATAACAACTTTGGCAATTTTGATTTCAGATATTTTTCGGCATCCAGGATTTCAAGTGAACCTGACAGCCCAAGAAAAAACATTGAAAAAATTCTGCAGAAAAGCTGGGACTTTATAAATTCCTTTAGTGAAAACAGTGAAAATTTATTATTTTATGGTACCTCTGGCACTGGAAAAACCTTTCTATCTCATTGTATTGCCAAAGAGCTTTTAGATAAAGGTTATTTCGTTGTTTACAGAACAGCTGATGACTTAATTCAAAATCTTAAACATATAAAATTTAACGAAGATGATCAGATGGAGTATCTATTGTTAGATTGTGATTTGTTAATCATAGATGATCTGGGTTCTGAACAAATCAGTGTATTTTCAAAAACCGAATTATTTAACTTAATTAATAAAAAACTTTTAATGGGGAAGAAAATGATTGTATCAACAAATTACAGCCTGGAGGAAATTTTAAAAAGTTATTCTGAAAGAATATCCTCAAGGCTTTTAGGCAATTTTAATTTATGCAAATTTTATGGAGATGACATACGAATTCAAAAAAATATAAAAAAGCTGTAA